A region of Catenibacterium mitsuokai DNA encodes the following proteins:
- the tyrS gene encoding tyrosine--tRNA ligase: MTFYDELVWRGLIKDVSSEDLKDKLNAGGMTFYIGTDPTGDSLHIGHFSSFLMSKRLKDAGHHPILLVGGATGQIGDPKPTTERPMITKEQVQHNFDCLKKQAEDLFGFEVVNNLDWSKDINFIDWLRDYGKYFNINYMLSKDIIKRRLDEGITFTEFSYMIMQAMDFYYLHENKGCDLQVAGQDQWGNITAGIELIRKKTGDEAYGFTMPLLTKSDGTKFGKSEGNAIWLDREKTSPYEMYQFFINSEDSKVIDYLKYLTFLSKEEIEALEESNKNEPHLRKAHKALAKEVITFIHGADAYEEAVNISEKLFSGDIKSMTYEQVKQCFNGVPSIDVTEDEQILNVLVKAGAASSNREARQFVKGGSVLVNGEKVTDEKFVVSKDNAFGGKVTVIRRGKKKYFVINHI, translated from the coding sequence ATGACATTTTATGATGAATTAGTGTGGCGTGGCCTCATTAAAGATGTAAGTTCTGAAGACTTAAAAGACAAATTAAATGCAGGAGGAATGACATTCTATATTGGTACTGACCCAACTGGGGATTCTTTACATATTGGACATTTCTCATCTTTCTTAATGTCTAAGAGATTAAAGGATGCAGGTCATCACCCAATTCTTTTGGTCGGTGGTGCAACTGGACAGATTGGGGATCCAAAGCCAACAACTGAAAGACCAATGATCACAAAAGAACAGGTACAGCATAACTTTGACTGCTTAAAGAAACAGGCTGAAGACTTATTCGGTTTTGAAGTAGTTAATAACTTGGATTGGTCTAAGGATATAAATTTCATTGACTGGTTAAGAGATTATGGTAAATATTTTAATATCAACTACATGTTATCTAAGGATATTATCAAAAGAAGATTAGATGAAGGAATCACTTTCACTGAATTCTCTTATATGATTATGCAGGCAATGGACTTCTATTACCTACATGAAAACAAGGGCTGTGATTTACAGGTTGCTGGTCAGGACCAGTGGGGTAATATCACTGCAGGTATTGAATTAATTAGAAAGAAGACTGGTGATGAAGCATATGGATTCACTATGCCTTTACTTACTAAGAGTGATGGTACTAAGTTTGGTAAATCAGAAGGAAATGCAATCTGGTTAGACAGAGAAAAGACTTCACCATATGAAATGTATCAGTTCTTCATTAATAGTGAAGACAGCAAGGTTATCGATTACTTAAAATACCTTACTTTCTTATCTAAAGAAGAAATTGAAGCATTAGAAGAATCAAATAAGAATGAACCACACTTAAGAAAAGCACATAAAGCACTTGCGAAAGAAGTTATTACTTTCATTCATGGTGCAGATGCTTATGAAGAAGCTGTCAATATTTCTGAAAAATTGTTCAGTGGTGATATCAAGAGCATGACTTATGAACAGGTAAAACAGTGCTTCAATGGCGTGCCAAGTATTGATGTCACTGAAGATGAACAGATTTTAAATGTATTAGTAAAAGCAGGTGCCGCTTCTAGTAATCGTGAAGCAAGACAGTTCGTAAAAGGTGGAAGTGTTCTTGTAAATGGTGAAAAGGTCACTGATGAAAAGTTTGTTGTATCAAAAGATAATGCTTTTGGTGGCAAGGTGACTGTTATTAGAAGAGGTAAGAAGAAGTACTTCGTTATTAATCATATCTAA
- a CDS encoding ClC family H(+)/Cl(-) exchange transporter codes for MLKNQSDTANVLRERSKLNKRLAYEGLLVGIVSGAVCIVYRLVLSNAESIYFTIRDFVAHNVSYWPLWIIGLIVLGLIISIFLKWEPMIGGSGIPQLEAEVQGRIDECWWRVLLAKFCAGALALVGGLSLGREGPSIQLGGMIGKALAKKGKRVKTEERYLMTAGAAAGLSAAFNAPLAGIMFALEEVHKNFSTSALVSVMIASITADFLSRNIFGLSPTLAFSIKETFPLKNYIWVIILGIVAGVLGAFYNKVTMGTIKLYKKTPSLKKHQRVIIPLVLSGILGFYCPLVMGGGHKLVEYLNEPNLVLSTLVLLFILKLLISCVSFGSGAAGGIFFPLLILGSLIGASVGKVAIMCGVPSEYFMNFIIMAMAAYFSAIVRAPITGIVLIAEMSGTLKMLLPIALVSFVSYYVANLLHSEPIYESLLTNLLNNQPYHSMDEYADSKELIGYTVGFGSNACDHYIKDLQLPRRSLIVSVIRGGEEIIPKGDTKLISGDRVIVLVDAFHLDETKLMLESVFTS; via the coding sequence ATGCTTAAAAATCAGTCTGATACTGCAAATGTATTACGAGAAAGAAGTAAACTCAATAAGCGCTTGGCTTATGAAGGTTTACTTGTTGGTATCGTGTCAGGTGCTGTCTGCATCGTTTATCGTCTTGTTTTATCAAATGCAGAATCTATTTATTTTACTATAAGGGACTTTGTTGCACATAACGTGTCTTATTGGCCTTTGTGGATCATTGGCCTTATTGTATTAGGTCTTATTATTTCAATCTTTTTAAAGTGGGAACCTATGATTGGAGGCTCTGGTATTCCACAGCTAGAAGCAGAAGTACAGGGACGTATTGATGAATGCTGGTGGAGAGTCTTACTTGCGAAATTCTGTGCAGGTGCACTTGCACTTGTAGGCGGCTTATCATTAGGGAGAGAAGGTCCAAGTATCCAGCTTGGTGGTATGATTGGTAAAGCTCTTGCGAAAAAAGGAAAACGTGTAAAAACGGAAGAACGTTATTTAATGACAGCAGGTGCCGCAGCTGGCTTATCGGCTGCATTCAATGCACCTCTTGCAGGTATCATGTTTGCTTTGGAAGAAGTTCATAAGAACTTCTCTACAAGTGCACTTGTTTCTGTGATGATTGCATCTATTACTGCGGATTTCTTAAGTAGAAATATCTTTGGTTTATCACCTACTTTAGCTTTCTCAATTAAAGAAACATTCCCTTTGAAGAACTATATCTGGGTTATTATTCTTGGTATTGTCGCTGGTGTATTAGGTGCTTTCTATAATAAGGTTACAATGGGAACTATTAAACTTTATAAGAAAACACCATCCTTGAAAAAACATCAAAGAGTCATTATACCTTTGGTGTTATCTGGAATTTTAGGATTTTATTGTCCACTTGTCATGGGTGGAGGACATAAACTTGTAGAATATCTCAATGAACCAAATCTTGTTTTATCTACTCTTGTCTTATTATTTATATTAAAATTATTGATTTCGTGTGTTTCATTTGGTTCAGGTGCGGCTGGGGGAATCTTCTTCCCATTACTCATTCTTGGAAGTCTCATTGGTGCAAGTGTAGGTAAGGTTGCTATTATGTGTGGCGTTCCTTCTGAGTATTTTATGAACTTCATTATTATGGCAATGGCTGCTTACTTTAGTGCCATTGTAAGAGCACCGATTACTGGTATTGTATTAATAGCTGAAATGAGTGGAACTTTAAAGATGCTCCTACCAATTGCACTTGTTTCATTTGTTTCTTATTATGTCGCCAATCTTTTACATAGTGAACCAATTTATGAAAGTCTTTTAACAAATCTTTTAAACAATCAGCCTTATCATTCTATGGATGAATATGCGGATAGTAAGGAACTCATTGGCTATACAGTTGGCTTTGGTTCAAATGCCTGTGATCACTATATTAAGGATTTACAGCTACCACGTCGTAGCTTGATTGTTTCCGTTATTCGTGGTGGAGAAGAAATCATTCCAAAAGGGGATACAAAGCTTATTTCAGGAGACCGTGTTATTGTGTTAGTTGATGCATTCCATCTTGATGAAACGAAGCTGATGTTGGAAAGTGTCTTTACAAGCTGA
- a CDS encoding LacI family DNA-binding transcriptional regulator: protein MKKKVTIYDVAEAADVSLATVSRVINGSNVVKPATRERVLETIKRLDFKPNQIARGLATSKTTTIAVVFPQSLFGHVKDMIGGIGDTGRTLDFNIIMYTTDELGLGNPIEEVIEKVIKSRADGVVLFNNNCIDKEIDLIKKYRIPAVVVGYKISDEDICSVYVDAKSIAYDMTKQFIEQGKKDICFVRATQNLVDLNDFAKGIEEAFKDSGETLPEDYIVDVSNHYEESYPQLKEYFDTHKHDVVLTGYDKEAVAVVNAAIDHGINVPEDMQVVGMMDTSYATICRPPLTTIHVPVYDMGAIAIRLLTKILNHEEIDEAEVPMHYAFIKRDTTK, encoded by the coding sequence ATGAAGAAGAAAGTAACAATCTATGATGTTGCAGAAGCAGCTGATGTTTCACTTGCAACAGTTTCAAGAGTAATTAATGGTTCAAATGTTGTAAAGCCTGCAACTAGAGAACGTGTACTTGAAACAATTAAAAGACTCGATTTTAAGCCTAATCAGATTGCAAGAGGTCTTGCAACTAGTAAAACTACAACTATTGCAGTTGTATTCCCACAGTCACTATTTGGACATGTAAAAGATATGATTGGTGGTATTGGAGATACTGGACGTACTTTAGACTTCAATATCATTATGTATACAACTGATGAACTTGGTTTAGGTAACCCTATTGAAGAAGTTATTGAAAAGGTTATTAAGTCACGTGCTGATGGTGTAGTATTATTCAATAATAACTGTATTGATAAAGAAATTGATCTCATTAAAAAATACCGTATTCCTGCAGTTGTTGTTGGATATAAGATTTCTGATGAAGATATCTGTTCTGTATATGTTGACGCAAAGAGCATCGCTTATGATATGACAAAACAATTCATTGAACAGGGCAAAAAAGATATCTGCTTTGTAAGAGCGACTCAAAACCTAGTTGACTTAAATGATTTTGCGAAGGGTATTGAAGAAGCATTTAAAGATAGTGGTGAAACACTTCCTGAAGATTATATTGTGGATGTTTCTAACCATTATGAAGAAAGTTATCCTCAATTAAAGGAATATTTTGATACTCATAAGCATGATGTTGTTTTAACAGGCTATGACAAGGAAGCAGTCGCTGTTGTCAATGCAGCAATTGATCATGGTATCAATGTACCTGAAGATATGCAGGTTGTTGGTATGATGGATACAAGTTATGCTACTATTTGTCGTCCACCTCTTACTACTATTCATGTACCTGTATATGATATGGGTGCTATCGCAATCAGACTTCTTACAAAGATTTTAAATCATGAAGAAATTGATGAAGCAGAAGTACCAATGCACTATGCATTCATTAAGCGTGATACAACTAAATAA
- a CDS encoding YtxH domain-containing protein: MKFGKVLFGVGLGVLAGLLFAPKKGSELREDIKAKSKSTYDYLASLTREDVEAKLGETIENIKKSVDEFDPDDFKETTKEKVDEVQKKLEILAEKVKSSEKFDKVKGSVVEVTGRVNQKIDEVKTMINDKAAMIDEDVIDQQIDDVEKQLDEMIEEIKD, encoded by the coding sequence ATGAAATTCGGAAAAGTATTATTCGGAGTAGGATTAGGCGTTTTAGCTGGTTTATTATTTGCACCTAAGAAAGGTAGCGAATTAAGAGAAGACATCAAAGCTAAATCAAAATCTACTTATGACTATTTAGCAAGTCTTACTAGAGAAGATGTTGAAGCTAAATTAGGAGAAACAATTGAAAATATTAAAAAGTCAGTAGATGAATTTGATCCTGATGATTTTAAAGAAACTACTAAAGAAAAAGTAGATGAAGTACAGAAAAAGTTAGAAATTTTAGCAGAAAAAGTAAAATCTAGTGAAAAATTTGATAAGGTGAAAGGTTCAGTTGTAGAAGTAACTGGACGTGTGAATCAGAAAATCGATGAAGTGAAAACAATGATTAATGATAAGGCTGCCATGATTGATGAAGATGTGATTGATCAGCAAATTGATGATGTTGAAAAACAGCTAGATGAAATGATCGAGGAAATTAAGGACTAG
- a CDS encoding DUF948 domain-containing protein has product MDILTICLCILVLAGVFALVSLGVFLIHALTTLKDVSHLAQHLETTVSKVNVTVDDINYKMDKLNEPINVVSGIFNRKRSGAGFLGTVLGLKNILKKK; this is encoded by the coding sequence GTGGATATCTTAACAATTTGTCTATGTATTCTAGTGCTCGCTGGTGTATTTGCATTAGTGTCTCTAGGAGTATTTCTTATCCATGCACTTACAACTTTAAAGGATGTCAGTCATTTGGCACAGCATTTAGAAACAACAGTTTCTAAAGTAAATGTTACAGTGGATGATATTAACTATAAAATGGATAAGCTCAATGAACCAATCAACGTGGTAAGCGGTATTTTTAATAGGAAGAGATCAGGTGCAGGTTTTTTAGGAACGGTATTAGGCTTGAAAAATATCTTGAAGAAAAAATAG
- a CDS encoding UDP-N-acetylmuramate--L-alanine ligase, which translates to MYYFIGIKGSGMASLARILYDLGYEVAGSDIDKYIFLEDGLRERNIPIYSFNKDNIKDGMDVIVGNAFDRSNEEVAAAEDNPNVTIHHYYDFLAKLMDDHITIGIAGTHGKTSTTGMAYHLFKDYDKTNVLIGDGTGYATKGAKYFIAECCEYKDHFLWYHPDYSYINNIEMDHVDYFKSMEQYEQSFEKYANQAKKAIVIWGDDPHLPHLNYTKRVVKFGVKDGNDVQAKNVINNEKGLSFDVYIYGDLFGHFTLPFYGMHTLYNTLGVITLGYLEGMDFDYMQSQLSTFKGTKRRYAVKEVGNNVYVDDYAHHPTAIKYVIEETRTRFPGKQIVAVYQPDRYSRGLRFAKDYARIMDTVDHPYFVDFPKNAPKEPGIDIDVSVITKNLPRSKVVTEDEAGAKELAQYDNAVFLFMSPKDIYKLEDLVIKEKEKA; encoded by the coding sequence ATGTATTATTTTATAGGTATTAAAGGTTCAGGAATGGCTTCTCTTGCGAGAATTTTATATGATTTAGGTTATGAAGTTGCAGGAAGTGATATTGATAAGTATATCTTTCTTGAAGATGGATTAAGAGAAAGAAATATTCCTATTTATTCATTTAACAAAGACAACATTAAAGACGGTATGGATGTTATTGTAGGGAATGCATTTGACCGATCTAATGAAGAAGTGGCTGCTGCAGAAGATAATCCTAATGTAACAATTCACCACTATTATGATTTCCTAGCTAAGCTTATGGATGATCATATTACTATCGGTATTGCAGGTACACATGGTAAGACTTCTACTACAGGTATGGCTTATCATTTGTTTAAAGACTATGATAAGACAAATGTATTAATTGGAGATGGTACTGGCTATGCTACTAAGGGTGCTAAGTATTTTATAGCTGAATGCTGTGAATATAAAGATCATTTCTTATGGTATCATCCAGATTATTCTTATATCAACAATATTGAAATGGATCATGTAGACTATTTCAAGTCAATGGAACAGTATGAACAGTCTTTTGAAAAATATGCCAACCAGGCTAAAAAGGCTATTGTCATCTGGGGTGATGATCCACATCTTCCACATTTGAATTATACAAAGAGAGTTGTAAAATTCGGTGTAAAAGATGGCAATGATGTTCAGGCTAAAAATGTAATTAATAATGAAAAAGGTCTTTCATTTGATGTATATATCTATGGTGATCTTTTTGGACATTTCACTTTACCATTCTATGGTATGCATACACTTTATAACACACTAGGTGTTATTACTTTAGGTTATCTTGAAGGTATGGACTTTGATTATATGCAGAGTCAGTTAAGTACATTTAAGGGAACTAAGAGACGTTATGCAGTGAAAGAAGTAGGCAATAACGTATATGTTGATGACTATGCACATCATCCAACAGCTATTAAATATGTAATTGAAGAAACAAGAACACGTTTTCCTGGTAAGCAGATTGTTGCGGTTTATCAGCCAGATAGATATTCACGTGGCTTAAGATTTGCGAAGGATTATGCACGAATCATGGATACAGTTGATCATCCATATTTTGTGGATTTCCCTAAAAATGCGCCAAAAGAACCAGGAATCGATATTGATGTCAGTGTTATTACTAAGAACCTACCTCGTTCTAAAGTGGTCACTGAAGATGAAGCAGGTGCAAAAGAACTGGCACAATATGATAATGCAGTATTCTTATTTATGAGTCCTAAGGATATTTATAAGTTAGAAGATTTAGTTATTAAGGAAAAAGAAAAGGCATAG
- a CDS encoding DUF4261 domain-containing protein — MELEAFLLVKEPFNETSDYINQPLDDKVRLNAALSNFMWEEADACTKNHTGMIHIHKTIETIQTDCPLFVEEVCSNIDENVVGVYMNDVIYEPSFYQTMAKMIDQDMFPIYNVIWFGLYPLENGVGAYTDGLEKLGYHEIEVSSIGEPMAVLDFIKDTALYVIMNNVVFKDGETIGLTIEQVLTIHLGESEIFDTPTFRIDDPFLTNL, encoded by the coding sequence ATGGAATTAGAAGCATTTTTATTAGTAAAAGAACCATTCAATGAAACAAGTGATTATATTAATCAACCATTAGATGACAAAGTACGTCTTAATGCAGCTTTAAGTAACTTTATGTGGGAAGAAGCAGATGCATGTACTAAAAACCATACGGGAATGATTCATATCCATAAGACAATTGAAACCATTCAGACAGACTGTCCTTTATTTGTGGAAGAAGTATGTTCAAACATTGATGAGAATGTTGTAGGAGTTTATATGAATGATGTCATTTATGAACCATCTTTTTATCAAACAATGGCCAAGATGATTGATCAGGATATGTTTCCTATTTATAACGTCATCTGGTTTGGTTTATATCCATTAGAAAATGGAGTAGGGGCTTATACAGATGGTCTTGAAAAGCTCGGCTATCATGAAATAGAAGTTTCTTCTATTGGGGAACCTATGGCTGTATTAGACTTCATTAAAGACACTGCACTCTATGTTATTATGAACAATGTGGTATTTAAAGATGGTGAAACTATTGGGCTCACTATTGAACAGGTTTTGACTATTCATTTGGGTGAAAGTGAGATATTTGATACACCAACTTTTAGGATAGACGATCCTTTTCTTACCAATTTATGA
- a CDS encoding HAD family hydrolase produces MKYKCLILDHDDTIVDSTRTVNFPAFLDSLSKLRPGVTMTCEDYFKYNYKPGFTALCFDILKFSEEEMRIQENNWQSYIRGHAPVCFDGIHDLLWRYVNEGGTICVISHSMKHTIIRDYKNNNLPEPSIIYGWELPPEKRKPSIWPVESIIKELHLNKEDVLLVDDLLPGIQMARDAHIDACGAGWAHDIKEIKEDIKNKCTYYVESVKELEDLLFEGE; encoded by the coding sequence ATGAAATATAAATGTTTAATACTAGATCATGATGATACGATTGTAGATAGCACACGTACAGTGAACTTTCCTGCATTTCTAGATTCATTAAGTAAGCTTCGTCCTGGTGTTACTATGACTTGTGAAGATTATTTTAAGTATAATTATAAGCCAGGATTTACTGCATTATGTTTTGATATACTAAAATTCAGTGAAGAAGAAATGCGTATTCAAGAAAATAACTGGCAGTCTTATATTCGTGGTCATGCACCTGTCTGTTTTGATGGCATTCATGATTTATTATGGCGTTATGTGAATGAAGGTGGCACTATCTGTGTTATTTCTCATTCAATGAAGCATACAATCATTCGTGATTATAAGAATAATAATTTACCTGAGCCTTCTATTATATATGGCTGGGAATTACCTCCTGAAAAGCGTAAACCATCTATTTGGCCTGTTGAAAGCATTATTAAAGAGCTTCATTTAAATAAAGAAGATGTCTTACTTGTAGATGACTTATTACCAGGTATACAGATGGCGCGAGATGCGCATATTGATGCATGTGGAGCTGGATGGGCTCATGATATCAAGGAAATTAAAGAAGATATCAAGAATAAATGTACTTATTATGTTGAGTCTGTAAAAGAGTTAGAAGACTTATTGTTTGAGGGAGAGTAA
- a CDS encoding HTH domain-containing protein → MGVNYFSDEQVKELEKNPYVKKVSIKSITYSEKFKELFWIDLQKGMMPGNIFRKYGFDPHMLGSSRTLKFTDRVRKEAAREEGFKDTRGTKSGRPSTKNLTIEEQLERLKQKNKILQQENDFLKRVRFINRKQILKLQKGKQ, encoded by the coding sequence ATGGGAGTAAACTATTTTAGTGATGAACAAGTAAAGGAACTCGAAAAGAATCCATATGTAAAGAAAGTATCTATCAAAAGCATAACCTATTCAGAAAAATTCAAAGAACTCTTCTGGATTGATTTACAGAAAGGCATGATGCCTGGAAACATATTTAGAAAGTATGGATTTGATCCTCATATGTTAGGATCTAGTCGAACTCTCAAGTTCACAGATCGTGTAAGGAAAGAAGCAGCAAGGGAAGAAGGATTCAAGGATACCAGAGGCACAAAATCCGGAAGACCTTCTACAAAGAATCTTACCATTGAGGAACAGCTAGAAAGGCTTAAGCAGAAAAATAAAATTCTCCAGCAGGAGAACGATTTTTTAAAAAGAGTGAGATTTATCAACAGAAAGCAAATATTAAAACTGCAGAAGGGCAAACAATAA
- a CDS encoding IS3 family transposase: MIDRTLESPSNNLSVSALCDTAGVSRSGFYSWKKRKGSISEKEEQDRKDFELILEAYRFKGYDKGRRGIHMRLLHMGIVMNHKKISRLMKKYGLFCPIRKANPARRMAKAMKTSNYADNILNRHFEEYGPGYVLETDITYLFYGHKRSKAYLSVIKDGFTKQILAYVLSPSLEVDFVLETINQLYSKHKHNIHTDALIHSDQGVHYTSVKFIDLLKSLEIRQSMSRRGNCWDNAPQESFFGHMKDEIGRYTENACSYEELKEIIDSYMVYYNNDRYQYNLAKLSPNEYFEYYITGEYPLIHVAKEPDEYKEKFRQIRNNLDRNSTLEKLVAILQRITHFKQSIR; this comes from the coding sequence ATGATAGATAGAACTCTTGAATCACCTAGTAATAATCTGAGTGTCTCAGCATTATGTGATACTGCAGGTGTTTCAAGAAGTGGGTTCTATTCATGGAAGAAACGAAAAGGTTCCATAAGCGAAAAAGAAGAACAAGACCGTAAGGATTTTGAACTGATTTTAGAAGCATACAGGTTCAAAGGATATGACAAGGGCAGACGTGGTATTCATATGCGTCTTCTTCACATGGGCATTGTGATGAACCATAAAAAGATTTCAAGACTGATGAAGAAATACGGACTATTCTGTCCAATAAGAAAAGCCAATCCTGCAAGAAGAATGGCTAAGGCAATGAAAACATCAAATTATGCAGATAATATTCTAAACAGACACTTCGAGGAATATGGTCCTGGATATGTGCTTGAAACAGATATTACTTATCTATTCTACGGTCACAAAAGATCTAAAGCCTATCTATCGGTGATAAAGGATGGATTTACAAAGCAGATTCTTGCATATGTATTATCACCGTCTTTAGAAGTAGACTTTGTCCTGGAGACAATCAATCAGCTTTACAGTAAACATAAGCATAATATTCACACTGATGCTTTGATACACAGTGATCAGGGTGTGCATTATACAAGTGTCAAGTTTATTGACTTACTCAAGAGCCTGGAAATCAGACAGTCAATGTCAAGAAGAGGAAACTGCTGGGACAACGCTCCCCAGGAATCCTTCTTCGGACATATGAAAGATGAGATAGGTAGATATACAGAGAATGCCTGCTCATATGAAGAACTAAAGGAAATAATAGATTCCTATATGGTTTATTACAACAATGATCGTTATCAGTACAATCTGGCCAAACTTTCACCAAATGAATATTTTGAATATTATATAACTGGTGAATACCCACTAATTCATGTCGCAAAGGAGCCTGATGAATATAAGGAAAAATTCAGACAGATAAGAAATAATCTTGATAGAAACTCAACGCTCGAGAAATTAGTAGCTATCCTTCAAAGAATAACTCATTTCAAACAGTCCATCAGGTAG
- a CDS encoding M24 family metallopeptidase, giving the protein MNQKRINKVLEKMEERGIDYLLVTDPVSIDYLLDYVNHPGERMYVMVVSSKGNHQLFFNNLFYVEEDLGMPITWFDDTDNAPALLADYLKDAKVIGVDKNMPARFLIPVQDSVNAQYVLGSLCVDEVRMQKDDEEKALMFKASEMNDTAMAEVKRLLATDKTEIEMDEALLAYYKSLGASGHSFSPIMGYGANGANPHHSCDDSRLKPGDSIIVDMGCIYKGYCSDMTRTFFYKEVSQKQKEVYNLVLKANEAAEAAIKPGMKLSEIDAVARNIITEAGYGKEFNHRLGHFIGKDVHEFGDVSSVSDIIAKPGMIFSIEPGVYLQGDFGVRIEDLVMVTEDGCKVLNSYPKELTIIE; this is encoded by the coding sequence ATGAATCAGAAGAGAATAAATAAAGTATTAGAAAAGATGGAAGAAAGAGGCATTGACTATTTATTAGTCACTGACCCTGTTTCTATCGATTATTTATTGGATTATGTCAATCATCCTGGTGAAAGAATGTATGTCATGGTTGTTTCTTCAAAGGGAAATCATCAGTTATTCTTCAATAACTTATTCTATGTAGAAGAAGACTTAGGTATGCCTATTACTTGGTTTGATGATACAGATAATGCTCCAGCATTACTTGCAGATTATTTAAAGGATGCAAAGGTGATTGGTGTAGATAAGAATATGCCAGCACGTTTCTTGATTCCTGTACAGGATAGCGTCAACGCTCAATATGTCTTAGGATCACTATGCGTGGATGAAGTAAGAATGCAGAAGGATGATGAAGAAAAGGCACTTATGTTTAAAGCAAGTGAAATGAATGATACAGCAATGGCTGAAGTAAAAAGATTACTTGCAACAGATAAGACTGAAATTGAAATGGATGAAGCATTACTTGCTTATTACAAGTCATTAGGTGCATCAGGTCATTCATTTAGTCCAATCATGGGTTATGGTGCCAATGGGGCGAATCCTCATCATTCATGCGATGATAGCCGTTTAAAGCCAGGAGATTCTATTATCGTTGATATGGGATGTATCTATAAAGGATATTGTTCTGATATGACAAGAACATTCTTCTATAAAGAAGTATCCCAAAAGCAGAAAGAAGTATACAATCTTGTATTAAAGGCAAATGAAGCAGCTGAAGCTGCCATCAAGCCAGGTATGAAATTATCTGAAATTGATGCAGTCGCAAGAAATATCATTACTGAAGCAGGTTATGGTAAAGAATTCAATCATCGTTTAGGTCATTTCATTGGTAAAGATGTCCATGAATTTGGTGATGTATCTTCTGTGAGTGATATTATCGCAAAGCCTGGTATGATCTTCTCAATTGAACCTGGTGTTTATTTACAGGGTGATTTTGGAGTTCGTATTGAAGACTTAGTTATGGTCACTGAAGATGGTTGTAAGGTATTAAATAGTTATCCAAAGGAATTAACAATCATTGAATAA